From the genome of Cellvibrio japonicus Ueda107, one region includes:
- a CDS encoding circularly permuted type 2 ATP-grasp protein: MKIDWLDYNSGHFYDEIISAPGIPRPETRHLARYLASLSGDELQERKLSAELAIKTMGISFTVYSDAGNIDRAWPFDIIPRIIPQREWQKTERGLIQRLTALNCFINDIYNDQKIIKDKVVPAYLLEDSVNFRKECMGMKPAYGVWSHICGSDLIRDNQGDFYVLEDNLRVPSGVSYMLENRKVTKRVFPELFENHNIVPVTDYPNQLFDTLASLSPRKSERPEIVVLTPGIYNSAYFEHSYLAQQMGVELVEGSDLVVDSDDCVYMRSIDGLKRVDVIYRRIDDLFLDPDMFNPDSVLGVRGLMRAWLKGNVALANAPGAGVADDKVIYTYVPAMIKYYLGEEPILPNVPSYLCVDKKQCDYVLANLDKLVVKPANESGGYGMIIGPQASKKELEEFAARIKANPRNYMAQPLISLSTAPILTEGNAEPRHIDLRPFILQGKEHHVTPGGLTRVAMRKGSYVVNSSQGGGSKDTWIVVED; this comes from the coding sequence ATGAAAATAGACTGGCTGGACTACAACTCCGGTCATTTCTATGACGAGATTATCAGTGCTCCCGGAATACCCCGCCCCGAAACCCGACACCTTGCGCGCTACCTCGCTTCCCTCTCCGGCGATGAATTACAGGAACGAAAACTCTCGGCAGAACTTGCCATCAAAACCATGGGGATCTCGTTCACCGTCTACAGTGACGCCGGCAATATAGATCGCGCCTGGCCCTTCGACATCATTCCGCGCATTATCCCGCAGCGGGAGTGGCAAAAAACCGAGCGCGGTTTGATCCAGCGTTTAACGGCGCTTAATTGTTTTATCAACGATATCTACAACGACCAGAAAATTATCAAAGACAAGGTCGTGCCTGCTTACCTGCTTGAGGATTCGGTCAATTTCCGCAAAGAGTGCATGGGCATGAAGCCCGCCTATGGAGTCTGGTCGCATATCTGCGGCAGCGATTTAATTCGCGACAACCAGGGCGATTTCTATGTACTGGAAGACAACCTGCGTGTGCCCTCCGGTGTGTCCTACATGCTGGAAAACCGCAAGGTCACCAAGCGCGTGTTTCCCGAGTTATTCGAGAATCACAACATCGTACCGGTAACGGACTACCCTAACCAATTGTTCGATACGCTTGCGTCGCTGTCGCCACGCAAATCCGAGCGTCCGGAAATTGTGGTGCTGACGCCGGGAATTTATAACTCTGCTTATTTCGAGCACTCTTACCTCGCCCAGCAAATGGGAGTGGAGTTGGTCGAAGGCAGTGACCTGGTTGTCGACAGCGATGACTGTGTGTACATGCGCAGTATCGATGGCTTAAAGCGGGTGGATGTGATTTACCGCCGCATCGATGACTTATTCCTCGACCCGGATATGTTTAACCCGGATTCGGTCTTGGGGGTGCGCGGCCTGATGCGCGCCTGGCTTAAGGGCAATGTCGCCCTCGCCAACGCACCCGGTGCCGGTGTGGCAGATGACAAGGTGATCTACACCTATGTGCCCGCCATGATCAAATATTACCTGGGTGAGGAGCCCATCCTGCCCAATGTCCCCAGTTATCTCTGTGTTGATAAAAAACAATGCGATTACGTACTGGCTAACCTCGACAAGCTGGTGGTCAAACCGGCGAATGAGTCTGGTGGCTACGGCATGATTATCGGGCCGCAGGCCAGCAAAAAAGAATTGGAAGAATTTGCGGCGCGTATTAAGGCGAATCCGCGCAACTATATGGCCCAGCCATTAATTTCCCTGTCTACCGCGCCCATCCTCACCGAGGGCAATGCCGAGCCGCGCCATATTGATTTGCGTCCCTTTATTTTGCAGGGCAAGGAACACCATGTCACACCGGGCGGCCTGACCCGTGTGGCGATGCGCAAAGGCTCCTACGTGGTGAATTCCTCGCAGGGCGGTGGCAGTAAAGACACCTGGATTGTGGTGGAGGATTAA
- a CDS encoding 2OG-Fe(II) oxygenase, with the protein MLLFPVSVVIVMSFTFADFESCLDKLAEAIHKQGYLVLDGALPAHLSQALLDEWDQHFAVHLQSAGVGRAGDYRQSPDIRRDKILWLEPETPAVTEFLSWMDKLRTGLNQRLFLGLFDYESHFALYEPGDFYQKHRDAFRDTNARAGRKLSTVYYLNPDWTSLDGGELVLYDEADEHLLERVAPKQGRLLVFLSEDFPHEVLPARRPRKSIAGWFRVKPV; encoded by the coding sequence ATGCTGTTGTTTCCTGTGAGTGTTGTGATTGTTATGTCGTTTACGTTTGCGGATTTTGAGTCCTGCCTGGACAAACTGGCGGAAGCCATACACAAGCAAGGGTATCTGGTGCTGGATGGTGCCTTGCCTGCCCATTTAAGCCAGGCATTGCTGGATGAATGGGACCAGCACTTTGCTGTACACCTGCAATCGGCAGGTGTGGGGCGAGCTGGGGATTACCGGCAAAGTCCGGATATTCGCCGCGATAAAATCCTCTGGCTGGAACCGGAGACCCCGGCTGTCACGGAATTTTTATCCTGGATGGATAAACTGCGTACCGGGTTAAACCAGCGTCTATTTCTTGGCCTTTTCGATTACGAAAGTCATTTTGCGCTTTATGAGCCAGGTGATTTTTACCAGAAGCACCGCGATGCCTTTCGCGACACCAATGCGCGGGCGGGACGCAAACTGTCTACGGTCTATTACCTCAATCCCGATTGGACATCACTGGATGGCGGTGAATTAGTGCTCTACGATGAAGCAGACGAACATCTGCTGGAAAGGGTTGCACCAAAACAAGGCAGGCTGCTAGTGTTTTTGAGTGAGGATTTTCCCCACGAAGTGCTACCTGCCCGTCGTCCACGTAAAAGTATTGCGGGTTGGTTCCGGGTAAAGCCTGTTTGA
- a CDS encoding alpha-E domain-containing protein has protein sequence MLSRVAERIYWLGRYMERSENTARLVNVNSNLLLDLPSGVRVGWGSLIDISGTRSYYERDTQQADEKTVVNFILADKNNPASLINSLSFARENSRITREIMPMEAWELVNDLYHFIRDRVDKVTSRRDRATILLHVISNVQQFTGLLAGCMSHNNAYDLIRIGRNLERADMSTRIVDVGLVNLLPHLSIGGTEVLEPYDNILWMSVLRSLSGYQMYRQQARDRVNANAVVKFLLQSEDFPRAVAHCLKQLELCLWGLPNSENVLACIVSLQQKIELANLDELLQQGLHEYIDEIQLEIGNLHFRIAETWFLPQVMAPVSAA, from the coding sequence ATGTTATCGCGTGTTGCAGAACGTATTTATTGGTTGGGCCGCTACATGGAGCGCAGTGAAAATACCGCGCGCCTGGTGAATGTAAACTCCAACCTGCTGCTGGATTTGCCCAGTGGTGTGCGCGTGGGTTGGGGATCGCTGATCGATATCAGTGGAACGCGCTCCTACTATGAACGCGACACCCAGCAGGCCGATGAAAAAACTGTCGTGAATTTTATCCTGGCGGATAAAAACAACCCGGCGTCGCTGATTAACTCGCTCAGCTTTGCCCGTGAAAACTCGCGTATTACCCGCGAGATCATGCCTATGGAAGCCTGGGAACTGGTGAATGACCTTTACCACTTTATCCGCGATCGTGTCGATAAGGTAACCTCGCGCCGCGATCGCGCCACTATCCTCCTGCATGTGATCAGCAATGTGCAGCAATTCACCGGGCTACTTGCCGGTTGCATGAGCCACAACAATGCCTATGACCTGATCCGTATCGGCCGCAACCTGGAGCGCGCCGATATGAGTACACGTATTGTGGATGTGGGCCTGGTCAACCTGCTGCCCCATTTGTCGATTGGTGGTACGGAAGTATTGGAGCCCTACGACAATATTTTGTGGATGAGTGTGTTGCGCTCACTCAGTGGTTACCAGATGTATCGCCAGCAGGCGCGCGATCGGGTCAATGCCAACGCGGTGGTGAAATTCCTGTTGCAGAGCGAAGACTTCCCGCGCGCAGTAGCCCATTGCCTCAAGCAACTGGAGTTGTGCCTATGGGGGCTACCCAACAGTGAAAACGTATTGGCCTGTATTGTCAGCTTGCAGCAAAAAATTGAACTGGCGAATCTCGATGAGCTGCTGCAACAGGGATTGCATGAATACATTGATGAGATCCAATTGGAAATTGGTAATCTCCACTTCCGAATTGCCGAAACCTGG